A single Agromyces sp. CF514 DNA region contains:
- a CDS encoding SIS domain-containing protein — MDTAAFRADLDLIPSTLERLADALDDGLPGLERLAMLGSARVLVLGMGSSRYAADVVARRYRSVGANVVVELASAELLPPAAPDLAVVAVSATGGSVEVLRAIERYRGTGRLVAVTNRPDSELGRLADVVVPLLAGVEASGVACRTFRATFAVLDAVLEELLGTAPAERFDAEAVRAAAIANAVLLATADSWMPQVADLLAGPMGTWVLAPAERGSSAQQSALMLREVPRRSAFASETGDWSHVDVYLTKTQDYRALVFAGSAWDAQALDWMAQRGSRFASIGRDLPGAEQVIRFAGDTDDSVAALTELLVAELVADHWLRTFGEGAP, encoded by the coding sequence ATGGACACCGCCGCCTTTCGAGCCGACCTCGACCTGATCCCCTCGACGCTCGAGCGACTCGCCGACGCCCTCGACGACGGGCTGCCCGGACTCGAACGCCTCGCGATGCTCGGTTCGGCGCGCGTGCTCGTGCTCGGCATGGGGTCGAGCCGGTACGCCGCCGACGTGGTCGCGCGTCGCTACCGCAGCGTCGGCGCGAACGTCGTTGTCGAGCTCGCGAGCGCCGAGCTGCTACCGCCCGCAGCGCCCGACCTCGCGGTCGTCGCGGTCTCGGCGACCGGCGGCAGCGTCGAGGTGCTGCGCGCGATCGAGCGGTACCGCGGCACCGGACGGCTCGTGGCCGTCACGAACCGGCCCGACTCCGAGCTCGGGCGCCTGGCCGACGTCGTCGTGCCGCTGCTCGCGGGCGTCGAGGCGTCGGGCGTCGCGTGCCGCACGTTCCGCGCGACGTTCGCCGTGCTCGACGCGGTGCTCGAGGAACTGCTCGGCACGGCGCCCGCCGAACGGTTCGATGCCGAGGCCGTGCGCGCCGCGGCCATCGCCAACGCGGTGCTGCTCGCCACGGCCGACAGCTGGATGCCCCAGGTCGCCGATCTGCTCGCCGGTCCGATGGGCACGTGGGTGCTCGCCCCCGCCGAGCGCGGGTCGAGCGCGCAGCAGTCGGCCCTCATGCTCCGCGAGGTGCCGCGCCGCAGCGCCTTCGCGTCGGAGACCGGCGACTGGTCGCACGTCGACGTCTACCTCACGAAGACGCAGGACTACCGCGCGCTCGTGTTCGCCGGCTCGGCATGGGACGCGCAGGCGCTCGACTGGATGGCGCAGCGCGGCTCGCGGTTCGCCTCGATCGGGCGCGACCTGCCGGGCGCCGAGCAGGTGATCCGGTTCGCGGGCGACACCGACGACTCGGTCGCCGCGCTCACCGAGCTCCTCGTCGCCGAGCTCGTGGCCGACCACTGGCTGCGCACGTTCGGCGAGGGCGCGCCCTAA
- a CDS encoding ABC transporter permease → MTSTPHPTTPGVRANRVRRGLAPVPFLAPGMLFLIVFMAIPVGLLAFYTFFKRGRFGGLVFEFTFDNWIKLLEPLYLGVIFQSIGMALVVTLLALAIGYPMAYAIAGLSPKWRTIALIAVVLPFWTNFLVRTYAWILLLNNAGWVNQALQGLGLTDEPISMLYTPQAIVVGLLYMYLPLMVLPLYASLQQLDPSLREAATNLGANPWRAFRTVTLPLSLPGALTGCVFVFVPAMSNFVIPELIGGGKTIMVGNLVRDQFFEARDWPFGATLALLLTIILVLVIVLQSAVSRRITEGPRRG, encoded by the coding sequence GTGACCTCGACGCCCCACCCGACGACCCCCGGCGTGCGCGCGAACCGCGTGCGCCGGGGGCTCGCCCCTGTTCCGTTCCTCGCCCCGGGAATGCTCTTCCTCATCGTCTTCATGGCGATCCCGGTGGGGCTGCTCGCGTTCTACACGTTCTTCAAGCGCGGCCGCTTCGGCGGCCTCGTGTTCGAGTTCACGTTCGACAACTGGATCAAGCTGCTCGAACCCCTCTACCTCGGCGTGATCTTCCAGTCGATCGGCATGGCGCTCGTCGTCACCCTGCTCGCGCTCGCGATCGGCTACCCGATGGCCTACGCGATCGCCGGGCTCTCGCCGAAGTGGCGCACGATCGCCCTCATCGCGGTCGTACTGCCGTTCTGGACGAACTTCCTCGTGCGCACCTACGCCTGGATCCTGCTCCTGAACAATGCGGGCTGGGTGAACCAGGCGCTGCAGGGCCTCGGGCTCACCGACGAGCCGATCAGCATGCTCTACACGCCGCAGGCCATCGTCGTGGGCCTGCTCTACATGTACCTGCCGCTCATGGTGCTGCCGCTCTACGCCTCGCTGCAGCAGCTCGACCCCTCGCTCCGCGAGGCGGCCACGAACCTGGGGGCGAACCCCTGGCGGGCGTTCCGCACCGTGACGCTGCCGCTCTCGCTGCCGGGCGCGCTCACGGGCTGCGTCTTCGTGTTCGTGCCCGCCATGTCGAACTTCGTGATCCCCGAGCTCATCGGCGGCGGCAAGACGATCATGGTCGGCAACCTCGTGCGCGACCAGTTCTTCGAGGCCCGCGACTGGCCGTTCGGCGCGACGCTCGCGCTGCTCCTGACGATCATCCTCGTGCTCGTCATCGTGCTGCAGTCCGCGGTCTCCCGCCGCATCACCGAAGGGCCCCGCCGTGGCTGA
- a CDS encoding serine hydrolase — translation MPVTSAPSRAVLRPALAVTAAVATGCLVLCLSACAPPVATNPVASTETPPGGYTGDAALAELLRPSFASVDPAPAVAAAVIEADGTVRTVFHGADESSVFEIGSITKTFTGELVAEAIARGEVELDDTLDEHLDLAGTPVGELAIADLVTHSSGLPTFPDPDPAWLDRLRAAYEAGEDGIDETLDELLAEARSVPASSISAERQYSNLGAALVGQALAAAAGTDYQTLLEDRLFGPLGLDAASLPLVDSEVPTGHLDGAGEAGDPAEPTTLAAYAPAGGIHATLGDLVAYAEAVIDGPLTGSAAQQAHGEVADTGYFWGLQQVGGHAVVEHGGMTNGFSSMLFIDTTAGTASIVLVNRNLGLEGVAETLIAATGR, via the coding sequence ATGCCCGTGACATCCGCCCCCTCCCGAGCCGTGCTCCGACCGGCGCTCGCCGTCACCGCGGCGGTCGCGACCGGATGCCTCGTGCTGTGCCTCTCGGCGTGCGCGCCCCCGGTCGCGACCAACCCCGTCGCCTCGACCGAGACCCCTCCCGGCGGGTACACGGGGGATGCCGCGCTCGCCGAGCTCCTGCGACCGAGCTTCGCCTCGGTCGATCCGGCGCCGGCCGTGGCCGCAGCCGTCATCGAGGCTGACGGCACCGTGCGAACGGTGTTCCACGGCGCCGACGAATCGTCGGTGTTCGAGATCGGCTCCATCACGAAGACGTTCACGGGGGAGTTGGTCGCCGAGGCGATCGCACGCGGCGAGGTCGAGCTCGACGACACGCTCGACGAGCACCTCGACCTGGCGGGCACGCCCGTGGGCGAGCTGGCGATCGCCGACCTCGTGACCCACAGCTCGGGCCTTCCGACGTTCCCCGATCCCGATCCCGCCTGGCTCGATCGGCTGCGGGCCGCCTACGAGGCGGGAGAGGACGGCATCGACGAGACGCTCGACGAGCTCCTCGCCGAGGCCCGCTCGGTGCCGGCTTCGTCGATCAGCGCCGAGCGGCAGTACTCGAACCTCGGGGCCGCGCTCGTCGGGCAGGCGCTCGCCGCGGCCGCGGGCACCGACTACCAGACCCTGCTCGAGGACCGGTTGTTCGGGCCGCTGGGCCTGGACGCCGCAAGCCTTCCGCTCGTCGACTCCGAGGTGCCGACCGGGCACCTCGACGGTGCCGGCGAGGCGGGCGACCCCGCCGAGCCGACGACGCTCGCCGCCTACGCGCCCGCGGGCGGCATCCACGCGACCCTCGGCGACCTCGTCGCGTACGCCGAGGCGGTGATCGACGGCCCGCTCACCGGGAGCGCGGCCCAGCAGGCGCACGGCGAGGTCGCCGACACCGGCTACTTCTGGGGCCTCCAGCAGGTGGGCGGCCACGCCGTCGTCGAGCACGGCGGCATGACGAACGGCTTCTCGAGCATGCTCTTCATCGACACGACCGCCGGCACCGCCTCGATCGTGCTCGTGAACCGCAACCTGGGGCTCGAGGGGGTCGCCGAGACGTTGATCGCCGCAACCGGGCGTTAG
- a CDS encoding spermidine/putrescine ABC transporter substrate-binding protein translates to MPTTRRIVAVAAGTIAVALAATSCSTGGGGEVDPSADISEQTLTVSIWADYYPEDLAAQFEEATGVKTTIVNHTTNEDIVAKLTASADSGIDVAFVSGQYAQALGEQGLLAELDKSLIPNESNLYPEALELDYDEGNVYSEPYAWGTTGLCYRPDLTGFDPTSWNDLLNPKPELEGKTTMLSTDRWLAMPALKAAGNSLNTTDDDELAEAKDQLLKTKPTLLAYDDTTFYSKLVSGEAAMVEAWDGWCNYGIAEDPTIKFVVPDEGADLWVDTMTVLESSKNKEAAMAFINYILDPEVQTWVAENILYKVPNQAAMEALDPSLIESYPTLGITVDELFQQEVIVDLGEDSLKYVDLNAEILATN, encoded by the coding sequence ATGCCCACCACACGACGCATCGTCGCCGTCGCGGCCGGCACCATCGCCGTCGCGCTCGCCGCAACTTCGTGCTCCACCGGCGGCGGCGGCGAGGTCGACCCGTCTGCCGACATCTCCGAGCAGACGCTCACCGTCTCGATCTGGGCGGACTACTACCCCGAGGACCTCGCCGCGCAGTTCGAGGAGGCGACCGGCGTCAAGACGACGATCGTGAACCACACGACGAACGAGGACATCGTCGCCAAGCTCACCGCGAGCGCCGACTCGGGCATCGACGTGGCCTTCGTGTCCGGCCAGTACGCGCAGGCCCTCGGGGAGCAGGGCCTGCTCGCCGAACTCGACAAGTCGCTCATCCCGAACGAGTCGAACCTCTACCCCGAGGCGCTCGAGCTCGACTACGACGAGGGCAACGTCTACTCCGAGCCGTACGCGTGGGGCACCACGGGCCTCTGCTATCGCCCCGACCTCACGGGCTTCGACCCCACGTCGTGGAACGACCTGCTGAACCCGAAGCCCGAGCTCGAGGGCAAGACCACCATGCTCTCGACCGACCGCTGGCTCGCGATGCCCGCGCTCAAGGCGGCCGGCAACTCGCTGAACACGACCGACGACGATGAGCTCGCCGAGGCGAAGGACCAGCTCCTGAAGACCAAGCCGACGCTGCTCGCGTACGACGACACGACCTTCTACTCGAAGCTCGTCTCGGGCGAGGCCGCGATGGTCGAGGCGTGGGACGGCTGGTGCAACTACGGCATCGCCGAGGACCCGACGATCAAGTTCGTCGTGCCCGACGAGGGCGCCGACCTCTGGGTCGACACCATGACGGTGCTCGAGTCGTCGAAGAACAAGGAGGCCGCGATGGCCTTCATCAACTACATCCTCGACCCCGAGGTGCAGACCTGGGTCGCCGAGAACATCCTCTACAAGGTGCCCAACCAGGCCGCAATGGAGGCCCTCGACCCGTCGCTCATCGAGTCGTACCCGACGCTCGGCATCACGGTCGACGAGCTCTTCCAGCAGGAGGTCATCGTCGACCTCGGCGAGGACTCGCTGAAGTACGTCGACCTCAACGCCGAAATCCTGGCGACGAACTGA
- a CDS encoding LssY C-terminal domain-containing protein codes for MSGEGTAASGASVQVQSQASAGPARAGEKRRRRFSVNAVLDEFFFVFAGLASLWLAYVLFSESFTLGWWGIVVMIAFWVLLAYLVLPRLHRVLTTIYVPDYFMGRTRTSDGLFGDPVNLAVLGDEARLLQSMQDAGWTRADEVTAASSWRIITSTITRRSYDEAPVSPLFLFGRKQDFAFQQEVEGNPAKRHHVRFWRTPEGWLLPGGARVDWLAAGTFDRAVGFSMFTLQVTHKIDADTDVERDHIVRTMRDADAAIEVSVLADFSTGYHSRNGGGDTIRTDGDLPVIDVSGVAVTT; via the coding sequence ATGAGCGGGGAGGGGACCGCGGCTTCCGGCGCATCGGTGCAGGTGCAGTCGCAGGCGTCGGCGGGTCCGGCACGGGCGGGCGAGAAGCGCAGGCGGCGCTTCTCGGTGAACGCCGTGCTCGACGAGTTCTTCTTCGTGTTCGCCGGGCTCGCGTCGCTGTGGCTGGCCTACGTGCTCTTCAGCGAGTCGTTCACGCTGGGGTGGTGGGGCATCGTCGTGATGATCGCGTTCTGGGTGCTGCTCGCCTACCTGGTGCTGCCGCGCCTGCACCGCGTGCTCACGACGATCTACGTGCCCGACTACTTCATGGGGCGCACGCGCACGAGCGACGGGCTGTTCGGCGACCCCGTCAACCTGGCCGTGCTGGGCGACGAGGCGCGGCTGCTCCAGTCCATGCAGGATGCCGGGTGGACCCGTGCCGACGAGGTGACCGCGGCATCGAGCTGGCGCATCATCACGTCGACCATCACCCGGCGAAGCTACGACGAGGCCCCGGTCAGCCCGCTGTTCCTGTTCGGCCGCAAGCAGGACTTCGCGTTCCAGCAGGAGGTCGAGGGCAACCCGGCCAAGCGGCACCACGTGCGGTTCTGGCGAACGCCGGAGGGATGGCTGCTGCCGGGCGGCGCCCGGGTCGACTGGCTCGCGGCCGGCACGTTCGACCGCGCCGTGGGATTCTCGATGTTCACGCTCCAGGTCACGCACAAGATCGACGCCGACACCGACGTCGAGCGGGACCACATCGTGCGCACCATGCGGGACGCCGATGCGGCCATCGAGGTCAGCGTGCTCGCGGACTTCTCGACCGGGTATCACTCGCGCAACGGCGGAGGCGACACCATCCGCACCGACGGCGACCTGCCCGTGATCGACGTGAGCGGCGTGGCGGTGACGACGTGA
- a CDS encoding ABC transporter permease, giving the protein MAEPTTTRADVAATANPSTTAMRELEPSAKPRAVRKPRGILVPLWIGYVFLYLPILVVVIMSFNDSENLFVWRGFSLRWYPEVFADEALMQGLGNTLIVATGATAIATVLGTLLAYGIQHYTRGGFVRAFAIAPAIMPDLLLGIGLLTLFSLLGITLGLHSVILAHGVFATAFVTAIVLARMASLDPSLEEASRDLGAGPVRTFVRVTLPQLAPGIVAGALLAFTLSLDEFVIAFFTTAPTQPTLPIVIYSMVRFGVTPEVNALATLLLFVSVVTVIAAQRLTRPTGSSK; this is encoded by the coding sequence GTGGCTGAGCCGACGACCACCCGAGCGGATGTCGCGGCCACCGCGAACCCCTCGACGACCGCGATGCGCGAGCTCGAGCCGTCGGCGAAGCCTCGCGCCGTGCGCAAGCCCCGCGGCATCCTCGTTCCGCTCTGGATCGGGTACGTGTTCCTCTACCTGCCGATCCTCGTCGTCGTGATCATGAGCTTCAACGACTCCGAGAACCTCTTCGTCTGGCGCGGGTTCTCGCTGCGCTGGTACCCCGAGGTGTTCGCCGACGAGGCGCTCATGCAGGGTCTCGGCAACACGCTCATCGTGGCGACGGGCGCGACGGCGATCGCGACGGTGCTCGGCACGCTGCTCGCGTACGGCATCCAGCACTACACGCGCGGCGGGTTCGTGCGGGCGTTCGCGATCGCGCCGGCGATCATGCCCGACCTGCTGCTCGGCATCGGCCTGCTCACGCTGTTCTCGCTGCTCGGCATCACGCTCGGCCTGCACTCGGTGATCCTCGCGCACGGGGTGTTCGCGACCGCGTTCGTGACCGCGATCGTGCTGGCCCGCATGGCGAGCCTCGACCCGAGCCTCGAGGAGGCCTCGCGCGACCTCGGCGCCGGGCCGGTGCGCACGTTCGTGCGGGTCACGCTGCCGCAGCTCGCGCCGGGCATCGTCGCGGGCGCGCTGCTCGCCTTCACGCTCTCGCTCGACGAGTTCGTGATCGCGTTCTTCACCACTGCGCCGACGCAGCCGACCCTGCCGATCGTCATCTACTCGATGGTGCGCTTCGGGGTGACCCCCGAGGTCAACGCCCTCGCCACCCTGCTGCTGTTCGTGAGCGTCGTGACCGTGATCGCGGCGCAGCGCCTGACCCGACCGACTGGATCCTCGAAATGA